Proteins from a genomic interval of Musa acuminata AAA Group cultivar baxijiao chromosome BXJ1-9, Cavendish_Baxijiao_AAA, whole genome shotgun sequence:
- the LOC135581050 gene encoding pentatricopeptide repeat-containing protein At5g14080-like: MPPPHPPSMAEVARRLGRAFLSASKPSHSWSPAVEQVLRRGLPAASLTASLVAAVIDPHLLHHHDLAAGLFHWAAQQPNFSHTPETYHSLLKSLSLSRHPHLIQSLLKTAKHHRVSLLFSSYQLAISSLLLSGKSIEAAQLIDPATENGVEEFPSSLHNSLLAVLSSDGFLDVARKVFDRMLTRGIMLNDVGFGVFIGKVCDLEGLDGVLGVLDRIKNLDCQFNGSVIAALVVNRLCRARRIEDAWCALEQLRNRCCKPDFIAYRLVSEGYKLAGKVEEAGRILKQKRKFGVAPRAKDYREFILSSISDKRIQEAKELGEAIVDGQFPIDDDVLDALIGSVSAVEPDSAILFFNYMIGKDRFPSLSMLSKLSRNLCRNEKSNVMWDVYRVLMDKGYFNGVEQYNVMVSFLCKAGRVREAYEVLREMKKKGFGPNIYSYNCLMEACCREDLLRPAKKLWDEMFANGCSADLHTYNILIRKFSEEGEAEEARQLYCHMLDKGVIPDCVTYTSLVKVLYREEKIEEAIQIFKKSMDQDITLGSSILSLLVLFLCKDGKYMVASGLMQSSPSEVASSDSHVILLKGLMDAGLVEMAVKHIDWIKTDSHVKFQTVLTELMASLSTAPNLEPVTRLLRAMHARGFVSYDGPWMSLL, from the exons ATGCCCCCTCCGCATCCGCCTTCTATGGCTGAGGTCGCCAGGCGCCTCGGCCGCGCTTTCCTCTCCGCCTCCAAGCCCTCCCACTCGTGGAGCCCCGCCGTTGAGCAAGTCCTCCGCCGCGGACTCCCGGCTGCGTCCCTTACCGCTTCCCTCGTCGCTGCCGTCATCGACCcccacctcctccaccaccatGACCTTGCCGCCGGCCTCTTCCACTGGGCCGCGCAGCAGCCCAACTTTTCCCACACTCCTGAGACCTACCACTCCCTTCTCAAGTCGCTCTCCCTCTCCCGCCATCCCCACTTAATTCAATCTCTCCTCAAGACGGCTAAACACCACCGAGTTtcgcttcttttttcttcttatcaGCTCGCCATATCTTCCCTTTTGCTCTCAGGCAAGTCAATTGAAGCCGCCCAGCTGATCGACCCAGCAACCGAGAATGGTGTCGAGGAGTTTCCTTCCTCACTGCACAACTCCCTTCTTGCTGTACTGTCCTCCGACGGATTTCTTGATGTCGCAAGAAAGGTGTTCGACAGGATGCTTACGAGaggtatcatgcttaatgatgtcgGGTTTGGTGTTTTTATAGGTAAAGTTTGCGACTTGGAAGGACTGGATGGAGTTTTGGGTGTACTTGATAGAATTAAAAATCTGGATTGTCAATTTAATGGCTCGGTTATTGCTGCTTTAGTCGTAAATAGGCTTTGTCGAGCTAGGAGGATTGAGGATGCTTGGTGTGCATTGGAGCAGCTTCGAAATAGATGCTGTAAACCTGATTTTATTGCATACAGGTTAGTTTCTGAAGGCTATAAGTTGGCCGGTAAGGTGGAAGAAGCAGGAAGGATTTTGAAGCAGAAAAGGAAGTTTGGTGTGGCACCAAGAGCGAAAGATTATAGAGAATTCATCCTTTCATCAATATCAGATAAAAGGATTCAAGAAGCTAAGGAATTGGGTGAAGCAATTGTGGATGGACAGTTTCCAATTGATGATGATGTGCTTGATGCTTTGATTGGATCAGTTTCAGCTGTTGAACCTGACTCTGCAATATTATTCTTCAACTACATGATTGGAAAGGACCGATTTCCTAGCCTTTCAATGCTGAGCAAGTTGAGTAGGAATCTTTGTAGAAATGAGAAAAGTAATGTTATGTGGGATGTCTACAGGGTCCTTATGGATAAAGGTTATTTTAATGGAGTGGAGCAATACAATGTAATGGTTTCATTCTTGTGCAAGGCAGGAAGAGTAAGGGAAGCCTACGAGGTGCTTAGGGAGATGAAAAAGAAGGGTTTTGGTCCCAATATTTACTCTTATAACTGTTTGATGGAAGCTTGTTGCAGAGAGGATCTCTTGCGACCAGCTAAAAAGCTTTGGGATGAGATGTTTGCAAATGGTTGCAGTGCTGATTTGCACACATACAACATTCTTATACGGAAGTTCTCTGAAGAAGGTGAAGCTGAAGAGGCCCGGCAACTTTATTGTCATATGTTGGATAAAGGCGTGATCCCAGATTGTGTTACATACACATCCCTTGTCAAAGTGCTCTATCGAGAAGAAAAGATTGAAGAGGCGATTCAGATCTTCAAAAAATCCATGGATCAGGATATAACACTTGGTAGCTCTATATTGAGTCTGTTAGTCCTTTTCCTttgtaaggatg GTAAGTATATGGTGGCTTCTGGTCTCATGCAAAGTTCTCCTTCTGAAGTGGCAAGTTCAGATTCTCATGTCATTCTACTGAAAGGCTTAATGGATGCTGGTTTAGTTGAGATGGCTGTTAAGCACATTGATTGGATTAAAACTGATTCTCATGTCAAATTTCAAACAGTACTAACAGAGCTTATGGCATCTCTTTCTACTGCACCAAATCTAGAGCCTGTTACACGATTGCTTCGAGCAATGCATGCACGAGGATTTGTTTCTTATGATGGTCCATGGATGAGTTTGTTGTGA